A region from the Kineothrix sp. IPX-CK genome encodes:
- a CDS encoding aspartate aminotransferase family protein → MLKHSLPEIKTMLPGPKARSILERRQEAIPGSIKSIYPCVIGRGEGAMVEDVDGNRFLDWVGGVGVLNVGYSHPELIEAVKEQSGKYFHAMMNIITHEGYVALAEKLNQIVPLKSERKKTMFANSGAEGIENAVKTAKSYTGRPNIIVFSGAFHGRTLLTATMTAKKAYAVGMGPFPDGIYRAEFPYFYRNPEGCSEKDVIAYYLEKLNKVFEEASPAKYVAAIVVEPVQGEGGFIPAPLEWVKAVRKICDENGILLIADEVQTGFARSGRMFVSDYWKEAGCPPDILVTAKSIAGGIPLSAVTASEDIFNGVTAGILGGTYGGNALACASALKVFEIIEREGLCERSLEIAKKCRSRFLSWQEEFEELGDVRGIGCMMGIEFVTDKQSRKPATKQVSDIIDHCVQHGLIIESAGAYSNVIRFLCPLVVTDAQLERGLDILYTAIKASRK, encoded by the coding sequence ATGTTAAAACATTCTTTACCTGAAATAAAAACTATGCTGCCGGGCCCCAAAGCCCGCAGCATTTTGGAAAGAAGACAAGAGGCTATACCGGGATCCATAAAGTCTATTTATCCCTGCGTAATCGGCAGAGGAGAAGGGGCAATGGTCGAGGATGTGGATGGAAACAGGTTCCTTGACTGGGTCGGAGGGGTCGGCGTTCTGAATGTAGGATACAGCCACCCGGAATTGATAGAAGCAGTGAAGGAGCAATCCGGGAAATATTTTCACGCCATGATGAACATCATCACTCACGAGGGGTATGTTGCTCTTGCAGAAAAATTAAACCAAATAGTCCCATTAAAATCAGAGCGAAAAAAGACTATGTTTGCGAATTCCGGGGCTGAAGGCATTGAAAATGCCGTAAAAACTGCAAAATCCTATACCGGGCGGCCCAATATCATCGTTTTTTCCGGTGCCTTTCATGGGAGAACGCTTTTGACCGCTACCATGACAGCAAAGAAAGCATATGCGGTGGGAATGGGGCCATTCCCTGATGGTATATACAGGGCAGAGTTCCCGTATTTTTACAGAAATCCGGAAGGCTGCAGCGAGAAGGACGTAATAGCGTACTATCTTGAGAAGCTGAATAAGGTGTTCGAAGAGGCATCGCCCGCTAAATATGTGGCTGCAATCGTGGTAGAACCGGTACAGGGCGAAGGAGGCTTTATTCCGGCTCCTTTGGAATGGGTCAAGGCCGTTCGTAAAATTTGCGATGAGAACGGAATCCTGTTGATAGCCGATGAAGTTCAAACCGGATTTGCAAGATCCGGAAGAATGTTTGTTTCTGATTACTGGAAGGAGGCCGGATGTCCTCCTGATATTCTGGTAACTGCCAAATCTATTGCAGGAGGAATCCCGCTGAGTGCAGTAACGGCATCGGAAGATATCTTTAACGGTGTTACGGCAGGCATTCTGGGCGGAACCTACGGCGGCAATGCGCTTGCCTGCGCCTCTGCGCTGAAGGTCTTCGAAATCATAGAAAGAGAAGGTTTATGTGAACGCTCTCTGGAAATCGCGAAAAAGTGCCGCAGCAGATTCTTAAGCTGGCAGGAGGAGTTTGAGGAGCTTGGAGATGTCAGAGGAATCGGCTGCATGATGGGAATAGAATTCGTCACGGATAAGCAAAGCCGCAAACCCGCCACAAAGCAAGTTTCCGATATTATCGATCATTGTGTGCAGCACGGTCTGATTATAGAAAGTGCCGGAGCATATTCTAATGTTATCCGTTTTTTATGTCCTCTTGTAGTTACGGATGCCCAACTGGAGCGGGGACTGGATATTCTGTATACCGCAATCAAAGCAAGCCGTAAATAA
- a CDS encoding helix-turn-helix transcriptional regulator, producing MYEWQKQIQVIVDEIDECIKNYNDEALTLSFLSRSLGYSEFYTTRKFKEISGMQFRDYLRHRKLAFALKEVRDSEKCILDIAFDYGFSSHEAFTRAFKSTYGITPSEYRKKPKPVVLRTKINPFDRYFLGLGEIGMMKSTDDVKIYFVTIPAHKFLHIKNYESNGYWDFWQKQSLIPGQDCETICGLLDSIKGKLDDDGGSESNCSGGQIMAYINDPDGRLCDWGIPRTECWGVRLPADYEGEVPPQMLMADVPEAEYIVFEHGPFDYEQENRSVEEKIEKAMAAFDFTGTGYCYDTSPGRIIYFYYNPERVFKYIRPVRK from the coding sequence ATGTACGAATGGCAGAAGCAAATTCAAGTCATCGTTGATGAAATTGACGAATGTATTAAAAATTATAATGATGAAGCTTTGACACTAAGCTTTCTTTCCCGCAGTCTGGGCTATTCTGAATTTTATACAACGAGAAAATTCAAAGAAATATCGGGTATGCAATTCAGGGATTATCTACGGCATAGAAAATTAGCCTTTGCACTAAAAGAGGTGCGGGATAGTGAAAAATGTATTTTGGATATTGCTTTTGATTATGGTTTTTCATCTCATGAAGCTTTTACCAGAGCTTTCAAGAGCACATATGGCATAACTCCCAGCGAGTACCGGAAAAAGCCTAAGCCTGTCGTTCTTCGTACAAAAATAAACCCTTTCGACCGCTACTTTTTAGGATTAGGAGAGATTGGAATGATGAAATCCACAGATGATGTTAAAATTTATTTTGTAACAATTCCCGCACACAAATTTTTGCACATTAAAAACTATGAGAGCAATGGGTATTGGGATTTTTGGCAAAAGCAAAGTCTCATACCGGGGCAGGACTGCGAAACAATTTGCGGCTTACTCGATAGTATAAAAGGCAAATTGGACGACGATGGCGGAAGCGAGTCTAATTGCAGCGGCGGTCAGATTATGGCGTATATCAACGACCCGGACGGGAGACTCTGTGATTGGGGTATCCCTCGCACAGAGTGCTGGGGCGTACGACTTCCTGCTGATTATGAAGGCGAAGTACCACCACAAATGCTTATGGCTGATGTTCCCGAAGCCGAGTATATTGTTTTTGAACATGGCCCATTCGATTATGAGCAAGAAAATCGTAGTGTTGAGGAAAAGATTGAAAAGGCAATGGCAGCTTTTGATTTTACAGGCACTGGTTACTGCTACGATACTTCCCCCGGCAGAATAATTTACTTTTATTATAATCCCGAAAGGGTTTTTAAGTATATCAGACCTGTGCGGAAGTAA
- a CDS encoding sigma-70 family RNA polymerase sigma factor encodes MLKNLIERAQEPDNEAMMELINKFRPLLRKYARKLIYEDAYEDLVLYFIQLIHRLELKKLLSNEDGPITNYINVSIRNFYNKKVPDIIQSKKEILHTNLSEEQLYYIESVSAETDKTDFLFEMGIQQILNESEYQVIYLIYVEGYSVVEISKVINKSRQAVNQMKVRALIKLRDKLLSDK; translated from the coding sequence ATGTTAAAGAATTTAATAGAAAGGGCACAAGAACCAGATAACGAAGCAATGATGGAATTGATTAATAAGTTCAGACCGCTATTGCGAAAGTATGCAAGAAAATTGATATATGAAGACGCATATGAAGATTTAGTTTTGTACTTCATCCAGTTAATACATAGGCTTGAACTTAAAAAGCTGTTAAGCAATGAGGATGGTCCCATTACAAACTATATTAATGTTTCTATCAGGAATTTTTATAATAAAAAGGTTCCTGATATCATACAATCAAAAAAAGAAATACTACATACCAATTTGTCCGAAGAGCAATTGTATTATATTGAGTCCGTGTCAGCAGAAACGGATAAAACGGATTTCCTCTTTGAGATGGGAATTCAACAAATACTGAATGAAAGTGAATATCAGGTTATTTATCTTATTTATGTTGAAGGATATTCCGTTGTTGAAATCTCAAAAGTAATAAATAAATCGAGACAAGCTGTAAATCAGATGAAAGTAAGGGCGTTAATAAAACTAAGGGATAAACTGTTGAGCGATAAATAA
- a CDS encoding lysozyme → MNVNTTGKDFIKKWECNNIAELTVKDDGFGNLTVGYGHKVVTADKLKAGDKITQAKADSFFTSDLSTVETAINKHPKVGSMTQVMYNATASLLYNVGTSPVTTTTNDLYKALNSDATYKSPISTAAKNAVVTAFTYTKVNGKRVEGLVNRRNAELNVFLGTTDKIYITMN, encoded by the coding sequence ATGAATGTAAATACTACCGGAAAGGACTTTATTAAGAAGTGGGAATGTAACAACATAGCAGAGTTAACAGTAAAAGATGACGGATTTGGCAACTTAACCGTCGGATACGGACATAAGGTGGTTACTGCCGATAAGTTAAAAGCAGGCGACAAGATTACCCAGGCAAAAGCAGATTCTTTCTTTACATCTGATTTAAGCACTGTCGAAACTGCAATTAATAAGCATCCAAAGGTTGGCAGCATGACGCAGGTAATGTATAACGCAACAGCTTCTTTGCTTTACAATGTCGGAACATCGCCGGTTACAACTACTACCAATGACTTGTACAAGGCATTGAACAGTGATGCCACTTATAAAAGTCCCATTTCTACAGCAGCCAAAAATGCCGTCGTAACTGCTTTTACTTATACCAAAGTAAATGGTAAAAGGGTGGAAGGACTTGTTAATCGAAGAAATGCAGAACTAAACGTATTTTTAGGAACTACAGATAAAATCTATATTACAATGAATTAG
- a CDS encoding BlaI/MecI/CopY family transcriptional regulator — protein MKKLGDAEFEIMEVLWKHDFPLTSNEILDEIIEKRNWKLPSLMTVLSRLAEKGFVNCDRSTRTNYYNSLVSEKEYKVNQSESFLEQMYSRSAQKFIAGLYQGKKLSSNDIKELRKYLDSLEKDG, from the coding sequence ATGAAAAAACTGGGAGATGCGGAATTTGAAATAATGGAAGTGCTCTGGAAGCATGATTTTCCGCTTACATCAAACGAGATACTGGATGAAATAATAGAAAAACGTAATTGGAAACTTCCAAGCCTGATGACGGTTTTATCACGCCTGGCGGAGAAAGGGTTCGTGAACTGCGACAGAAGCACACGCACGAATTATTATAATTCTCTGGTGTCTGAGAAAGAATACAAAGTCAACCAAAGCGAAAGCTTTCTGGAACAAATGTATAGCCGTTCCGCACAAAAATTTATAGCTGGATTATATCAGGGAAAGAAGCTGTCATCGAACGACATAAAGGAACTTAGAAAGTATTTGGATTCGTTGGAAAAGGACGGGTAA
- a CDS encoding M56 family metallopeptidase: protein MNIFWGVLEATLMGTMGILLFCGISFTLKKRYQIGYKKIVWLLIALRLLVPFHVTLLPQPLSIEIPNFILQESSKWDNSNQLIFFIWITGCFIACAYYFTVYLITCKKMTARSTEYIKPEIQKIYMKAADELKIKNLPEIRIMADTDSSPFTMGLLKNRIFLPDKDYLEQDLYYIIRHELIHYRNKDLWFKVLLLLGNAIHWFNPIVWIMRRLAEQDIELVCDSEVLEFASPEERKEYGEVILSYVQTGTRKYPMLSTGYIQKTDSIKRRFNNIFNTEPKKKGMDIFFLMIALLLLSCVFLSIRGGIATYPESKIPIENGLEIKTDVDGDGSRESIFVKDVVNDTDAFTQVVAQFGGGDSVFISYPDYWSSYLISGDLSGNMKADIVLVRYSIGSTFNAAEVSVIYMEDRNWKEYSSQFIHNPSIEAEQPDSFSSDNRAVSCLGAAIIEQDGKNMLRIILNEDVQNDVVKCVDCSYRQDGWYIENLQIISNYYSENKEKELLN from the coding sequence ATGAATATATTTTGGGGAGTATTGGAAGCAACTTTAATGGGAACCATGGGTATTCTTTTATTCTGTGGAATTTCTTTTACTTTGAAGAAAAGATATCAAATAGGATATAAAAAGATAGTGTGGCTATTGATAGCACTACGATTGCTTGTACCATTTCACGTCACTCTTCTGCCGCAGCCTCTGTCAATAGAAATCCCCAACTTCATACTACAGGAAAGCAGCAAATGGGATAATAGCAATCAGTTGATTTTTTTCATTTGGATAACCGGCTGTTTTATTGCTTGTGCTTATTATTTTACGGTTTACCTTATTACCTGCAAAAAAATGACAGCCCGGAGCACAGAATACATCAAACCTGAAATTCAAAAAATATACATGAAGGCAGCTGATGAATTAAAGATAAAAAATCTGCCGGAAATACGTATTATGGCGGATACGGACAGCAGCCCCTTTACGATGGGATTGCTTAAGAACCGGATCTTTCTTCCGGATAAAGATTATTTGGAACAAGATTTATATTACATTATCCGGCATGAGCTGATTCATTACCGGAATAAGGATTTATGGTTTAAGGTTCTCTTACTCCTCGGAAATGCAATACACTGGTTTAATCCTATCGTATGGATAATGAGGCGGCTTGCAGAACAGGACATAGAATTGGTTTGCGACAGTGAAGTGCTTGAATTTGCTTCACCGGAAGAGCGTAAGGAATACGGAGAAGTCATACTCTCCTATGTGCAAACGGGAACGAGAAAATATCCCATGCTATCCACAGGATATATTCAAAAAACCGATTCCATCAAACGGCGGTTTAACAATATTTTCAATACCGAACCTAAGAAAAAAGGAATGGACATTTTCTTTTTAATGATTGCACTTTTGCTTTTGTCCTGCGTATTTCTAAGCATCAGAGGAGGCATCGCCACATATCCCGAGAGCAAAATCCCAATAGAAAATGGCCTTGAAATAAAAACAGATGTGGACGGCGACGGAAGCCGTGAAAGTATCTTTGTAAAAGATGTTGTAAACGATACGGACGCATTCACTCAAGTTGTTGCGCAGTTTGGCGGCGGCGATTCAGTATTTATCAGTTATCCTGACTACTGGTCTTCCTATCTGATATCAGGCGATTTGAGCGGAAATATGAAAGCGGATATTGTTTTGGTACGTTATTCCATAGGAAGTACTTTCAATGCCGCAGAGGTATCGGTCATATATATGGAAGATAGAAACTGGAAGGAATATTCCAGCCAATTTATTCATAATCCCTCCATCGAAGCGGAGCAGCCGGATAGTTTTTCATCGGATAATCGAGCTGTCTCCTGCCTGGGGGCTGCTATAATAGAACAGGATGGGAAAAACATGCTGCGCATTATTCTCAATGAAGATGTTCAAAATGATGTTGTAAAGTGCGTTGACTGCTCATATCGCCAGGATGGCTGGTATATCGAAAACCTGCAAATAATCTCCAACTATTACTCGGAAAACAAAGAAAAAGAATTATTAAATTGA
- a CDS encoding DUF4367 domain-containing protein — MEGKNSTPNYQNKVGGDGKLKSELEKALDREMDESPDDIDVQKVDYIIDLLDQIDGIPDDSDKMSKKEFAEKYLPECNVSEPKKKMGQKPVGIKTGKAAAGFLIAAFVLIMGNYISVSATSKDIFTFVKSKAYVMYFDVFEKSDSEKAENDDSSAIQETLTPTDQQAASWEEAQKISGLGFKVPQFIPEELEAQIIHIQIAEENDVGISRQYYNRNDNSYVRFLIRCISGNGKWMSAMDKMNNLIEQKEINDYAVSFYQTDDAIQAMYQDEQFIYVVETNMDQETLETIVEEMR; from the coding sequence ATGGAGGGAAAAAACAGCACTCCCAATTATCAAAATAAGGTAGGTGGAGATGGTAAATTAAAATCTGAATTAGAAAAAGCCCTTGATAGAGAGATGGATGAATCACCGGATGATATTGATGTACAGAAAGTCGATTATATTATCGATTTGCTCGATCAGATTGACGGTATTCCAGATGATTCGGACAAAATGTCGAAAAAAGAATTTGCTGAAAAGTATTTGCCGGAATGCAATGTATCGGAACCCAAAAAGAAAATGGGCCAAAAGCCGGTAGGGATCAAAACAGGGAAGGCGGCAGCAGGCTTTTTGATCGCAGCGTTCGTGCTTATTATGGGAAATTATATTTCTGTTAGTGCAACCAGCAAGGATATTTTTACTTTCGTTAAAAGCAAGGCTTATGTCATGTATTTTGATGTTTTTGAAAAAAGCGATAGTGAGAAAGCTGAGAATGACGATAGTTCAGCAATACAAGAGACATTAACGCCGACAGACCAACAGGCTGCTTCATGGGAAGAGGCACAAAAAATATCCGGATTAGGATTTAAAGTTCCGCAGTTTATTCCGGAAGAATTAGAAGCTCAAATAATACACATACAAATAGCGGAAGAAAATGACGTAGGAATTTCCAGACAATATTATAACCGGAATGATAATAGCTATGTGAGGTTCCTTATAAGATGTATCAGCGGAAATGGCAAATGGATGTCTGCTATGGACAAAATGAATAATCTGATTGAGCAAAAGGAAATTAATGATTATGCTGTTTCTTTTTACCAAACTGATGATGCAATTCAGGCCATGTATCAGGACGAACAATTTATTTATGTAGTAGAAACAAATATGGATCAGGAGACGCTGGAAACAATTGTTGAAGAAATGAGGTAA
- a CDS encoding sigma-70 family RNA polymerase sigma factor, with the protein MNKENWKEEFFNEIYDTTFYNLRKYIRRRCNDPTLVDDVLQEVYLEAFRHIDDLRTHENSIGWIYKTAENKIKKLNSINFKLITNEIAYDERIEDIPDKNSESDYILYEEYKEILLEDEYDLLIKKYLDGYSHSDLAEMTGTTVAGSKMKLSRIIKKLKNNLKADLFLIFY; encoded by the coding sequence ATGAATAAAGAAAATTGGAAGGAAGAATTTTTTAATGAAATATATGATACTACATTTTATAATTTAAGAAAATATATTAGAAGAAGATGTAATGATCCTACATTAGTAGATGATGTTCTGCAGGAAGTATATTTGGAGGCTTTTCGGCATATTGATGATTTGAGGACACATGAAAACAGTATTGGGTGGATATATAAAACAGCAGAAAATAAAATAAAGAAACTCAATAGCATTAATTTTAAATTAATCACAAATGAGATTGCTTATGATGAAAGAATTGAAGATATACCGGACAAGAACAGTGAATCGGATTATATCCTGTATGAAGAGTATAAAGAGATACTATTAGAAGATGAATATGATTTATTAATAAAAAAATATCTTGATGGGTATTCACATTCAGATTTAGCGGAGATGACTGGAACAACGGTGGCAGGAAGCAAGATGAAGCTGTCAAGAATTATAAAGAAATTAAAAAATAATTTGAAAGCTGATTTATTTCTTATTTTTTATTGA
- a CDS encoding VOC family protein, with translation MSKPTINFASVTLDCPNQEELADFYAALLGWNKQRFDEEWLAVISPDEHICLLFQEIEDYIPPVWPNEKGKQQQMTHLDFASSPDEKESVKSHALACGATLASVQYSADYTVFIDPVGHPFCISFFGS, from the coding sequence ATGTCTAAACCTACAATTAATTTCGCATCAGTTACCCTGGATTGTCCAAATCAAGAGGAGTTGGCGGATTTCTATGCTGCATTATTGGGATGGAATAAACAGCGGTTCGATGAAGAATGGCTTGCTGTTATTTCTCCGGATGAACATATATGTCTGCTGTTTCAAGAGATAGAAGACTATATTCCACCAGTTTGGCCGAATGAAAAAGGAAAACAGCAGCAAATGACACATTTGGACTTCGCCTCGTCACCAGATGAAAAAGAGTCGGTTAAAAGTCATGCTTTGGCCTGTGGTGCTACTTTGGCATCCGTACAATATTCCGCAGATTATACTGTTTTTATCGACCCGGTGGGACATCCTTTCTGCATTAGTTTTTTTGGTAGTTGA
- a CDS encoding TetR/AcrR family transcriptional regulator: MPNPSFFNLSEAKRNLVTSIALEEFSAASYDAASINQICKKANIAKGSFYQYFTDKLDLYAYIMLLAIETKITFFSETLGQFKTLSLMEQIQLLFIKGIEFAKAHPQYAALGEQFSKEYNEAAKLAVIKEGDKQAESLFNQMIDHAKSKGEIDSNIDTLALNMMLQSLNGTVNEYMLNKFGDISYRHFDENANKLVNSLLNIIFNGIKNREL, encoded by the coding sequence GTGCCTAACCCATCATTTTTTAACTTATCAGAGGCTAAAAGAAATCTAGTTACATCAATTGCCTTAGAAGAGTTTTCAGCAGCCAGTTATGATGCAGCCAGTATTAATCAAATATGCAAGAAAGCAAATATTGCAAAAGGGAGTTTTTACCAATACTTTACAGACAAGCTAGATCTTTATGCATATATAATGCTCTTGGCGATTGAAACAAAGATTACCTTTTTTTCTGAAACCTTAGGTCAATTTAAGACATTGTCCTTAATGGAACAGATTCAGTTGTTGTTTATTAAAGGTATTGAATTTGCGAAAGCTCACCCTCAATATGCGGCGCTGGGAGAACAATTTTCAAAGGAATATAATGAGGCTGCAAAGCTGGCAGTTATCAAGGAAGGAGATAAACAAGCAGAATCATTGTTTAATCAAATGATAGATCATGCAAAATCAAAAGGGGAAATTGATAGTAATATTGATACATTAGCTTTAAATATGATGCTGCAATCGCTTAATGGAACAGTAAATGAATACATGCTGAATAAATTTGGTGATATTAGCTATAGGCATTTTGATGAAAACGCGAATAAATTAGTGAATTCACTGCTTAACATTATATTTAACGGAATTAAAAACAGAGAGCTATAA
- a CDS encoding HAD hydrolase family protein, with product MENIKIVFFDIDGTLIDINKKIMTKRIEETLIGLKQNKIIICIATGRPLKSVPHFPNVEFDAFLTFNASYCCTKNEIIYKNPIRSSDVQTIIENAKRIQRPVSIASEARIGANGKDQDLIDYFAISDQSVEIVEDFDDLTKEDIYQIMIGCYKEEYYHLKKEEALAFGDGTNDIEMLQAVGTGVAMGNATNDVKDIADDICGSVAEDGIYFYCKKYHLI from the coding sequence ATGGAAAATATAAAAATTGTCTTTTTTGATATAGATGGAACATTGATTGATATAAATAAAAAGATAATGACAAAAAGAATAGAAGAAACATTGATCGGATTAAAGCAAAATAAAATTATTATTTGTATTGCGACTGGAAGACCACTTAAAAGCGTACCTCACTTTCCTAATGTCGAATTCGACGCCTTCCTGACATTTAATGCATCCTATTGCTGTACTAAGAATGAAATTATCTATAAAAATCCCATACGATCATCCGATGTGCAGACAATCATAGAAAATGCTAAAAGAATTCAACGGCCGGTTTCCATAGCTAGTGAAGCTAGAATAGGAGCTAATGGTAAAGATCAGGATTTAATAGATTATTTCGCAATATCTGATCAATCAGTAGAAATCGTGGAAGACTTTGATGATTTAACAAAGGAAGATATTTATCAAATTATGATAGGATGCTATAAAGAAGAATATTATCATTTAAAGAAAGAAGAAGCGCTGGCTTTTGGTGATGGAACAAATGATATTGAAATGTTACAAGCTGTAGGTACCGGTGTGGCAATGGGTAATGCAACAAATGATGTAAAAGATATCGCTGATGATATATGTGGAAGTGTTGCAGAAGATGGAATTTATTTCTATTGCAAGAAATATCATTTAATTTAA
- a CDS encoding TetR/AcrR family transcriptional regulator: MRTIKAGEERRKEILLTARKLFVQKGYDQTSINDILKIVDIAKGTFYYYYSSKEEVLQAIIMDIVYEGAARAEQILQDTSIPLLKRIVMAVMAQAPEFEGAHKLAEELHKVDNAKLEQQYRKVMLKKMTSVLEGAVKEAGEQDIIHTDFPKECIESLLLMGHMMFDCDTFLWKAEEYPVKVKAFLCNAERMFGAKEGEFQEFMEMFE; this comes from the coding sequence ATGAGAACAATTAAAGCTGGAGAAGAAAGAAGGAAGGAAATCCTACTTACCGCAAGAAAATTATTTGTGCAAAAGGGATATGATCAGACTTCGATCAATGATATCTTAAAAATCGTAGATATTGCAAAAGGAACTTTTTATTACTATTATTCTTCAAAAGAGGAAGTGCTTCAAGCTATTATTATGGATATCGTGTATGAAGGGGCTGCCAGGGCAGAACAAATTTTGCAGGATACATCTATCCCTTTATTAAAACGTATTGTAATGGCGGTAATGGCCCAGGCACCAGAATTTGAAGGTGCCCATAAACTGGCAGAAGAACTGCACAAAGTGGATAATGCCAAATTAGAGCAACAATATCGTAAAGTAATGTTAAAAAAAATGACATCGGTTTTGGAAGGGGCAGTGAAAGAAGCCGGAGAACAAGACATTATTCATACAGATTTTCCGAAAGAATGTATTGAATCCTTGCTGCTTATGGGACATATGATGTTTGATTGCGATACATTTTTGTGGAAAGCAGAAGAATATCCGGTAAAGGTTAAGGCATTTCTGTGTAATGCCGAGCGGATGTTTGGGGCAAAAGAAGGAGAATTCCAGGAATTTATGGAAATGTTTGAATAG
- a CDS encoding ABC transporter ATP-binding protein: protein MIKIEQISKSFKGTKVLNDITFEIKKGDFAAVMGPSGSGKSTLLYSVSGMDSVSEGRVMFEGVNIIELQESALSHFRLTKMGFVFQNAQMLKNLSVIDNIILPGLVAKKEPAENIRKRAYELMKQMEITGIENRDIKEVSGGELQRASICRAMINNPEILFLDEPTGALNSEATDQVLGILEDLNRNGMTIMAVTHDQRVAAKAKKVLYISDGQIAACKEFKTGGDRVLELDNWIKGLRFPSKNIYPYPTV from the coding sequence ATGATAAAAATAGAACAGATAAGCAAGTCCTTTAAGGGCACAAAAGTATTAAATGATATAACATTTGAAATTAAGAAAGGAGATTTTGCTGCGGTCATGGGGCCGTCCGGCTCAGGGAAATCAACGCTTTTATATAGCGTCAGTGGAATGGATAGCGTCAGTGAAGGCAGAGTAATGTTTGAAGGTGTGAATATTATCGAGTTACAGGAAAGCGCGCTGTCCCATTTTAGGCTGACGAAGATGGGGTTTGTATTTCAAAATGCTCAAATGCTGAAAAATCTGTCTGTTATAGATAATATTATTTTGCCTGGACTTGTAGCAAAGAAAGAACCGGCTGAGAATATCAGAAAACGCGCATACGAACTGATGAAACAAATGGAAATTACAGGAATTGAAAATCGTGATATTAAAGAAGTTTCAGGAGGAGAACTGCAGAGGGCATCTATTTGCAGAGCTATGATCAATAATCCGGAAATCCTTTTTTTGGATGAACCTACCGGTGCGCTTAATTCCGAGGCTACAGATCAGGTTCTGGGAATTTTAGAGGATTTAAACAGGAATGGGATGACAATTATGGCAGTTACACATGACCAAAGAGTTGCAGCAAAAGCAAAAAAAGTTCTTTATATAAGTGATGGTCAGATTGCTGCCTGTAAGGAATTCAAAACAGGTGGAGACCGTGTATTAGAACTGGATAACTGGATCAAAGGGTTGCGGTTTCCGTCAAAAAACATTTACCCGTATCCCACCGTGTAA